A single region of the Mechercharimyces sp. CAU 1602 genome encodes:
- a CDS encoding shikimate kinase: MRQTSIHHIILIGFMGTGKTSVGKCLATAMGRAFIDTDNEVERKSGKSINAIFAEDGETHFRKLETETLHFLAILSEPHVIATGGGIAVNKENIPLLQALGWVVALTASEAELIRRLRDASNRPLLLENAEQKVYDLLQVRRDSYKCADWTMDTTGRTVEEISTSIRVRYEQEFYV, from the coding sequence ATGCGTCAAACATCTATACACCATATTATATTAATCGGCTTTATGGGTACAGGCAAAACTTCGGTGGGGAAGTGTTTAGCGACAGCGATGGGACGTGCGTTTATCGATACAGATAACGAGGTGGAACGAAAGAGTGGGAAAAGCATCAATGCGATTTTTGCAGAGGATGGGGAGACTCACTTTCGAAAGTTAGAAACGGAAACACTCCACTTTCTTGCTATCTTATCAGAACCCCATGTAATTGCTACCGGTGGTGGTATCGCTGTAAATAAAGAAAACATTCCGCTGTTACAGGCATTAGGTTGGGTTGTTGCTCTTACCGCTAGTGAAGCCGAATTAATCAGACGCTTACGTGATGCGAGCAACCGTCCCTTGTTGCTGGAAAACGCTGAACAAAAGGTTTATGACTTGCTGCAAGTGAGAAGGGATTCGTACAAGTGTGCAGATTGGACGATGGATACCACGGGTCGTACAGTGGAAGAGATAAGCACGTCAATCCGAGTGCGATACGAACAAGAATTTTACGTTTAA
- a CDS encoding YqzE family protein, with protein MSSEAFLKYLVKEMVTYMDMPKEEIKKKKEEKKQQRMPFLMRWFGLIPLSVRLFAQQQQHRFRKKEN; from the coding sequence ATGTCTTCAGAAGCGTTTTTGAAGTATTTGGTTAAAGAGATGGTAACCTATATGGATATGCCCAAAGAGGAAATAAAGAAAAAAAAGGAAGAGAAAAAACAGCAGCGGATGCCGTTTTTGATGAGGTGGTTTGGCTTAATTCCGTTATCTGTTCGGTTATTTGCTCAGCAACAGCAACATCGTTTCCGTAAAAAAGAAAATTAA
- a CDS encoding YkuS family protein codes for MNRRVAVENGLSPVSELLKNQGFDVVEFSQELRSGDCDCCVISGMDKDMTGASDISTGVSVINARGMSPQDVLQEVAERVNLI; via the coding sequence TTGAACCGCAGAGTAGCAGTGGAAAATGGTTTAAGCCCTGTATCTGAGCTGCTGAAGAATCAGGGTTTCGATGTGGTTGAATTTTCCCAAGAGCTTCGTTCAGGGGATTGTGATTGCTGTGTCATTTCCGGAATGGATAAAGATATGACGGGAGCGAGTGACATCTCAACTGGAGTATCTGTGATTAATGCACGTGGGATGTCCCCGCAAGATGTTCTGCAAGAAGTGGCGGAGCGTGTCAATCTTATCTAA
- the ispG gene encoding flavodoxin-dependent (E)-4-hydroxy-3-methylbut-2-enyl-diphosphate synthase, with protein sequence MFHRRETRPVTVGDVQIGGNDQVVIQSMTTTKTHDVEATVAEIQRLSEAGCQIVRLACPDMRAAEAIPEIKKQVDVPLVADIHFDYRLALKAIEGGIDKIRINPGNIGKRHKVEAVVKAAKERGIPIRIGVNAGSLEKRILDKYGYPTAEGMVESALFHIGILEELDFHDIIVSLKASDVRLAIEAYQKAAEAFRYPLHLGITESGTLFSGTVKSSAGMGALLAQGIGSTMRISLSADPVEEVKVGRELLKSFGLAANAATLISCPTCGRIEIDLISIANEVEEYISNIKAPIKVSVLGCAVNGPGEAKEADIGIAGARGEGLLFRHGEIIRKIPEDQMVEELKKEIDKLAAEHQAKQEA encoded by the coding sequence ATGTTTCATCGCAGAGAGACCCGCCCTGTTACTGTAGGAGATGTGCAGATTGGCGGGAATGATCAAGTGGTTATTCAAAGTATGACCACTACGAAAACTCATGATGTAGAAGCGACAGTAGCTGAAATTCAACGTTTATCGGAGGCAGGGTGTCAGATTGTACGTTTAGCTTGTCCAGATATGCGTGCAGCAGAAGCGATTCCAGAAATAAAAAAACAAGTGGATGTCCCTCTTGTAGCGGATATACACTTTGATTATCGGTTAGCATTAAAAGCGATTGAAGGCGGAATCGATAAAATTCGTATCAATCCAGGGAATATTGGGAAGCGCCATAAGGTAGAAGCAGTTGTAAAAGCGGCTAAAGAGCGTGGAATTCCGATTCGTATCGGAGTGAATGCAGGTTCTCTGGAGAAACGAATTTTAGATAAGTATGGCTATCCGACCGCAGAAGGTATGGTTGAAAGTGCCTTATTTCATATCGGTATTTTAGAAGAGCTAGATTTCCATGATATTATTGTTTCTTTAAAAGCATCTGATGTGCGATTGGCGATTGAAGCGTATCAGAAAGCGGCAGAAGCTTTTCGTTATCCACTTCACCTGGGTATAACCGAATCAGGTACACTCTTTTCTGGCACTGTGAAGAGCTCCGCCGGTATGGGTGCCCTGCTTGCCCAAGGAATTGGTTCTACCATGCGGATCTCACTTAGTGCTGATCCGGTCGAAGAAGTAAAAGTGGGGCGTGAGTTATTAAAAAGCTTTGGATTGGCAGCTAACGCGGCTACATTGATCTCCTGTCCGACATGTGGACGTATTGAAATCGACCTGATCAGTATTGCCAACGAAGTGGAGGAGTATATCTCCAATATTAAAGCGCCAATCAAGGTATCTGTCCTCGGCTGTGCTGTAAATGGTCCAGGCGAAGCGAAGGAAGCAGATATCGGGATTGCGGGTGCACGTGGAGAAGGGTTACTTTTCCGTCATGGAGAGATTATTCGTAAAATCCCTGAAGATCAAATGGTAGAAGAGCTGAAGAAAGAAATTGATAAATTGGCTGCTGAGCACCAAGCAAAGCAAGAAGCATAA
- a CDS encoding DUF378 domain-containing protein, giving the protein MGGFSRAALVLVIIGAVNWLLVGLFQWDLVTAIFGGDIVRESSGISRIVYVLVGLAGIYAIRFLFDSSTERAQ; this is encoded by the coding sequence ATGGGTGGATTTTCACGAGCAGCATTGGTATTAGTTATTATTGGAGCAGTAAATTGGTTACTTGTAGGTCTCTTTCAATGGGATTTAGTAACTGCTATCTTCGGTGGAGATATAGTCCGTGAGTCTTCGGGTATCAGTCGCATTGTATACGTGTTAGTAGGACTGGCGGGTATCTATGCCATTCGGTTCTTATTTGATAGCTCCACTGAGCGAGCGCAGTAG
- a CDS encoding gamma-glutamyl-gamma-aminobutyrate hydrolase family protein, protein MRPLIGVTASLREETFLALHRDNVDAILRAGGMPLALPYTVEAELIEEMVYHMDGLYLTGGGDIDPSFFHEEPLPGLREIIWERDQMEVLLIRRMMELDKPIFAVCRGCQMLNIAQGGDMYQDITSQCNFVLQHEQEAARHHCSHSIEIEEDSRLFRIYQKKEARVNSFHHQALRQLAPCFIGSAHSKDGLIEAIESKEHSFVLGVQWHPENCSNDEGTQKLYRAFIRAANAN, encoded by the coding sequence ATGAGACCTTTGATCGGGGTTACAGCATCACTACGGGAAGAAACATTTTTAGCACTGCATCGTGATAATGTAGACGCCATTCTGCGTGCAGGGGGAATGCCATTGGCTCTTCCGTATACAGTGGAGGCGGAGTTGATCGAGGAGATGGTGTACCATATGGATGGTTTATATTTAACAGGAGGAGGTGACATCGACCCTTCTTTTTTTCATGAAGAACCATTACCGGGATTGCGTGAGATTATATGGGAGCGGGATCAGATGGAGGTTCTGCTTATTCGTCGAATGATGGAGCTGGATAAACCTATCTTTGCTGTTTGTCGCGGTTGTCAAATGTTAAACATCGCTCAGGGGGGGGATATGTACCAAGATATTACGAGCCAATGTAATTTCGTACTACAACACGAACAAGAAGCAGCCCGTCATCATTGTTCACACAGCATTGAAATCGAAGAAGATTCGCGCCTTTTTCGTATCTATCAAAAAAAAGAAGCGCGAGTAAATAGTTTCCATCATCAAGCATTACGTCAATTAGCTCCTTGTTTTATTGGGAGTGCACATAGCAAAGATGGGTTGATCGAAGCAATCGAAAGTAAGGAGCATTCCTTTGTGTTAGGGGTGCAATGGCATCCCGAAAATTGTAGTAATGATGAGGGTACACAAAAGTTATACCGGGCTTTTATTCGGGCAGCCAATGCTAATTAA
- a CDS encoding alpha/beta fold hydrolase, with amino-acid sequence MNPFVDRKKSTVNGSSLSYLESGPKDGPLALLIHGIPANAELWRGVMELLSNEGWHCLAPDLPGYGETELPPDGDYSIKGAANLLANWIKEERMEDIWLIGHDIGGGVAQILITDIEEKFNKFTLSNSITSDSWPVPGIEALIKLAKLKLFTPIASTGIWSTSIGRSTLQNAVSDKRHLTKSVVSRIFWDKKVSTKNGRTKFQRMLGQLNPQHTIEIMPALKKVQVPVSLVWGLKDPNQPWDGPGKILRETFPSAKIKTLPNSGHFLQVDSTKEYATALLET; translated from the coding sequence ATGAATCCCTTTGTAGATAGAAAGAAGAGCACTGTGAATGGAAGTTCACTCTCTTATTTAGAATCTGGTCCAAAAGATGGACCACTTGCTCTTTTGATCCATGGTATCCCTGCCAATGCTGAGTTATGGAGAGGTGTAATGGAGCTTTTAAGTAATGAAGGATGGCATTGCTTAGCACCTGATTTACCAGGTTACGGAGAAACAGAATTACCGCCAGATGGAGATTACTCAATAAAAGGAGCCGCTAACCTTCTAGCTAATTGGATTAAGGAAGAAAGAATGGAAGATATTTGGTTGATAGGTCATGATATTGGTGGCGGTGTAGCTCAAATACTTATTACAGACATAGAAGAAAAATTTAATAAGTTTACGCTGAGCAATTCGATCACCTCTGATTCATGGCCAGTTCCAGGAATAGAGGCGCTGATTAAGCTTGCCAAGCTAAAATTATTCACACCCATTGCCTCAACCGGAATTTGGAGCACATCTATCGGTAGATCTACCCTTCAAAATGCAGTATCTGACAAAAGACATTTAACCAAAAGCGTTGTTTCAAGGATATTTTGGGATAAAAAAGTAAGTACTAAGAATGGCCGCACGAAATTCCAGAGAATGCTTGGTCAACTGAATCCACAGCATACCATCGAAATTATGCCCGCCCTAAAAAAAGTTCAAGTACCAGTCTCATTAGTGTGGGGACTTAAGGATCCCAATCAACCATGGGATGGACCGGGAAAAATACTTAGGGAAACATTTCCGTCAGCAAAAATTAAAACCTTACCAAATTCAGGGCATTTCCTCCAAGTGGACTCAACGAAAGAATATGCCACAGCTCTGTTAGAAACTTAG
- a CDS encoding cytochrome d ubiquinol oxidase subunit II produces the protein MDWLPLEYIGITVLWTFLYGYLIIASIDFGAGFFSYYSMLTKKDSIVGKVINRYLSPVWEVTNVFLVFFFVGMIGFFPDTAYYYGTALLLPASVALVLLTIRGSFYAFAQYGARQSRIYMFLYGITGLFIPASLATVLTISEGGYIAIIEGEVTFLVKTFFLSPYSWSVVWLALISILFISASFLTYYAHRAQDEPALSILRNYALVWSLPTILASFLVFVALENHNPIHFANMMSLWWMFILSLLFFIVAVILIWKKRYLGWAFLCVMLQFAFAFYGYGASHLPYLLYPYITIDSGFTNGAMGWALVIAFLAGLILLVPSLLLLLRLFIFDANYVRGETK, from the coding sequence ATGGACTGGCTTCCGCTTGAATATATCGGGATCACTGTATTATGGACTTTCTTATACGGATACCTGATCATTGCTTCCATCGACTTTGGAGCAGGATTTTTCTCCTATTACAGCATGTTAACCAAGAAAGATTCCATCGTAGGCAAAGTGATTAATCGCTATCTGTCACCCGTGTGGGAAGTAACCAACGTTTTCCTCGTCTTCTTCTTTGTCGGGATGATCGGTTTCTTTCCTGATACCGCTTATTATTATGGTACTGCCTTACTCTTACCCGCAAGTGTAGCACTGGTACTACTCACGATTCGCGGCTCCTTCTATGCTTTTGCTCAATACGGTGCCCGTCAAAGCCGTATCTATATGTTTCTGTATGGTATAACGGGTCTTTTCATCCCTGCCTCACTGGCTACTGTACTCACCATATCAGAAGGAGGATACATCGCCATTATTGAGGGAGAAGTCACCTTTCTTGTCAAAACATTTTTCCTCAGTCCTTATTCCTGGTCAGTCGTTTGGCTTGCGCTTATCAGTATTTTGTTTATCAGTGCGAGCTTTCTCACTTACTATGCTCATCGCGCCCAAGACGAGCCTGCATTGTCCATTCTGCGTAACTATGCATTAGTATGGAGCTTGCCAACTATCCTAGCGAGCTTTCTCGTCTTTGTCGCTTTGGAAAACCATAATCCTATTCATTTCGCTAATATGATGAGTCTATGGTGGATGTTTATCTTGTCCCTGCTCTTCTTTATTGTCGCTGTCATTTTAATTTGGAAAAAACGATATCTGGGATGGGCCTTTCTATGTGTGATGCTTCAGTTCGCCTTTGCTTTCTATGGATATGGGGCATCACATCTACCTTATTTACTTTATCCGTATATTACGATCGATTCTGGATTTACCAATGGGGCGATGGGGTGGGCACTCGTCATCGCTTTTCTCGCAGGATTAATCTTGTTAGTACCCTCGCTCTTATTACTCCTGCGATTATTTATATTTGACGCCAACTATGTGCGCGGAGAGACAAAGTAA
- a CDS encoding cytochrome ubiquinol oxidase subunit I: protein MDSTMLSRILTGETLAFHIIWATIGVGLPLLISLAEGWGIYKRDPHYILLAKRWTRGFVITVAVGVVTGTCIGMMLSLLWPSFMQLVGNAISLPLFMETFAFFFEAIFLGIYLYTWDRFKPIVHWLTSIPIVIGSTMSAVFITTVNAFMNTPAGFTLKDRELTNIDPIAAMLNPATPTKVAHVVSSSYLTGAFLLAAISAFLILRGRTHVYYKKAIKFTMVTGLILSLATIVAGDLSAKFLAQYQPEKLAAAEWHFETAKEAPLILGGTLDEETQEIRGAIEIPYALSFLATGKLDGTVEGLNETPAELRPPLFVHYYFDGMVMIGMYLFFISALFIILWVWKRGNEWNRWLLRGILLGGPLSFIAVELGWMYAERGRQPWMVTGLLKVSESATTANNVGLLLLVFTLLYIALATIAIAVLLRLFRKNPAEPELAQIDHMTDHN, encoded by the coding sequence ATGGATAGCACCATGCTTAGTCGAATCTTAACGGGAGAAACCCTCGCTTTCCACATTATTTGGGCGACCATCGGTGTCGGGTTGCCACTTCTAATCTCGTTAGCTGAAGGGTGGGGCATTTATAAAAGAGATCCACACTATATTCTTCTTGCCAAGCGCTGGACGCGTGGGTTTGTTATCACCGTTGCTGTCGGTGTTGTCACCGGAACATGTATCGGCATGATGCTTTCCTTACTATGGCCAAGTTTTATGCAGTTGGTGGGAAACGCCATCAGCCTCCCTCTCTTTATGGAAACGTTCGCTTTCTTTTTCGAGGCTATTTTTCTCGGGATCTATTTATATACATGGGATCGCTTCAAACCGATTGTTCACTGGCTTACTTCAATCCCGATTGTGATTGGATCAACAATGTCAGCCGTCTTTATTACAACGGTAAACGCATTTATGAATACACCCGCTGGATTTACGTTAAAAGATAGAGAACTTACCAATATTGATCCCATCGCCGCAATGCTTAATCCGGCTACGCCAACGAAGGTAGCACATGTAGTCTCCTCTTCTTACCTTACAGGTGCCTTTTTATTAGCTGCAATCAGTGCATTCCTGATACTACGCGGACGCACCCATGTGTACTATAAAAAAGCGATCAAATTTACGATGGTAACAGGGCTGATCTTATCGCTTGCGACCATCGTAGCCGGAGATTTATCTGCCAAGTTTTTGGCACAGTATCAACCAGAAAAATTAGCGGCAGCTGAATGGCATTTCGAAACAGCAAAAGAAGCACCTTTAATCCTCGGAGGAACCCTCGATGAAGAGACACAAGAGATCAGAGGAGCAATCGAGATTCCTTATGCGCTCAGCTTCTTAGCTACAGGGAAACTGGATGGTACAGTAGAAGGGTTAAATGAGACACCAGCAGAGCTCCGCCCTCCTCTTTTCGTCCATTACTACTTTGACGGCATGGTAATGATCGGTATGTATCTCTTTTTTATCTCTGCCCTTTTTATCATATTATGGGTGTGGAAACGTGGAAACGAATGGAATCGGTGGCTTCTACGGGGTATTCTTTTAGGTGGTCCGCTCTCCTTCATTGCAGTTGAACTCGGATGGATGTATGCCGAGCGTGGACGACAACCCTGGATGGTAACAGGACTTTTGAAAGTGAGCGAATCCGCTACCACTGCAAATAATGTGGGACTTCTACTCTTGGTCTTCACCCTACTCTACATTGCACTTGCTACCATTGCGATCGCAGTGCTGCTACGCCTATTCCGGAAAAATCCAGCTGAACCAGAGCTGGCTCAAATCGATCACATGACTGATCACAACTAA
- a CDS encoding VanW family protein, with amino-acid sequence MRMKMYIGVFMTCVVMLLSVSSSMSVHVPSSVVSLLQEEGTTELVMEWKGQRWKLDLAQIGYDGIDPMSIDRRAFYEWLRVLELQVNRLPQNAYFRDHKIKPHRNGIQIDRNQIDDWLEMIHLYLHQPQPLPIIQIPPAITTETLRKIKGKKLGSYMTRFNPSNQNRAHNIMLSVEALDHRVVDVGEYFSFNEVVGERTVERGYRQAPVIVRGEYSEGIGGGICQTSSTLFNAVDGAGLRIVQRVSHSKEVTYVPVKRDATVSWGGPDFQFQNQLNRPVLIVAKVSHGWLTIMVYGTEEIAHQTREVPRAPEKEPRTQPAPARVD; translated from the coding sequence ATGCGGATGAAAATGTATATTGGTGTCTTTATGACCTGTGTCGTTATGTTGCTATCGGTTTCGTCTTCTATGTCGGTACATGTACCCTCCTCTGTGGTTTCTCTCTTACAGGAAGAAGGAACGACCGAGTTAGTCATGGAATGGAAGGGTCAGCGTTGGAAATTGGATCTCGCTCAGATCGGCTATGATGGTATTGATCCGATGAGCATAGATCGACGTGCTTTTTATGAATGGCTGCGAGTATTGGAGTTGCAAGTAAATCGTCTACCGCAGAATGCCTATTTTAGGGATCACAAAATTAAGCCCCATCGTAATGGCATTCAGATAGATCGAAATCAAATTGACGATTGGTTGGAGATGATTCATCTCTATCTACACCAACCGCAACCCCTACCCATTATTCAGATTCCCCCAGCGATTACGACTGAAACTTTGCGAAAAATCAAAGGGAAAAAATTGGGGTCGTATATGACTCGATTTAATCCTTCTAATCAGAACCGAGCCCATAATATTATGTTATCAGTGGAAGCATTGGATCATCGTGTTGTAGATGTTGGAGAGTATTTTTCTTTTAATGAAGTGGTGGGAGAGCGAACTGTGGAACGTGGCTATCGTCAAGCGCCTGTTATTGTGCGGGGGGAATATTCTGAGGGGATAGGTGGGGGGATTTGTCAGACTTCCTCGACACTGTTTAATGCAGTTGATGGGGCGGGCTTACGTATTGTCCAGCGGGTAAGTCATAGTAAGGAAGTAACCTATGTACCTGTTAAACGAGACGCTACGGTTTCCTGGGGTGGCCCCGATTTTCAATTTCAAAACCAGTTGAACCGCCCCGTATTAATTGTTGCTAAGGTAAGTCATGGTTGGCTTACGATTATGGTATATGGAACTGAAGAGATTGCACATCAGACGCGTGAGGTTCCACGTGCTCCAGAAAAAGAACCTCGGACACAACCTGCTCCTGCAAGAGTGGATTAA
- a CDS encoding 3D domain-containing protein, whose product MKKGLIITLSVVALLIVSVVVTAYSMKADVAVAFSDKKEDVEVTVLGGTVEEALEKSGYNLKEIKDKYESNIAWDEPVKNGMKISLTCRCEVNLQVGDDDLGTVETSVRTVGDLLKEQEVELGKWDQVNHPLEQTITDGMEVSVDRIEKKVKKEVKTIDYKVKKKDDDDLAKGEEKVVRAGKEGKKIYEVSMIYKNGKLVESETGKRLVKEIAAVDKEVTVGTKEIVEVASGSIEGLEYSKVIEGEATGYTATGNRTATGTVPKRGTIAVDPSVIPLGTKLYIPGYGYGVAEDTGGAVNGNIIDLFFTSRSEALQWGRRGVTIYVLK is encoded by the coding sequence ATGAAGAAGGGTCTCATCATAACGTTAAGTGTTGTTGCGTTGCTCATCGTATCCGTTGTAGTGACGGCATATTCGATGAAAGCAGATGTAGCGGTTGCCTTTAGTGACAAGAAAGAGGATGTAGAGGTAACCGTGTTGGGCGGAACTGTAGAAGAGGCTTTAGAGAAGAGTGGATATAATCTCAAAGAGATTAAAGATAAATATGAATCCAATATAGCATGGGATGAACCGGTGAAGAACGGCATGAAGATTTCGTTAACTTGTCGCTGTGAAGTTAATCTCCAAGTGGGAGATGACGATCTGGGCACTGTAGAGACGAGTGTGAGGACAGTAGGCGACTTGTTGAAGGAGCAAGAAGTGGAATTAGGAAAATGGGATCAAGTAAATCACCCCTTAGAGCAGACGATTACCGATGGTATGGAAGTCTCGGTCGATCGAATTGAAAAGAAAGTGAAAAAAGAAGTAAAAACGATCGATTATAAAGTAAAGAAAAAAGATGATGATGATCTTGCTAAAGGGGAAGAGAAAGTTGTTCGTGCAGGTAAAGAAGGTAAGAAAATTTATGAAGTTTCCATGATTTACAAAAATGGAAAATTAGTTGAATCTGAAACGGGAAAGCGGCTGGTTAAAGAGATTGCCGCTGTTGATAAGGAAGTAACGGTGGGAACGAAGGAGATCGTTGAGGTTGCTTCGGGTTCGATTGAAGGGTTAGAGTATAGCAAAGTGATTGAAGGTGAAGCGACTGGGTACACGGCTACTGGTAACCGCACAGCGACGGGAACCGTGCCGAAACGTGGAACGATTGCTGTCGATCCTAGCGTGATTCCATTAGGAACGAAACTTTATATTCCCGGTTATGGTTATGGTGTTGCTGAAGATACGGGTGGTGCAGTTAATGGAAACATTATTGATTTGTTTTTTACCTCGCGTAGCGAAGCATTGCAGTGGGGCAGACGTGGCGTCACTATTTATGTCCTCAAGTAG
- a CDS encoding SEC-C metal-binding domain-containing protein, whose product MPGRNDPCSCGSGRKYKKCCERVVAIKAAESARDVREGKQKSGLLNDLYGWYEKQLLKRNIDEWTDLFKREMGLSLHAPLPESLYFAYHYWMIFDTPCFAGRRPVQCWAESFIPQKWDKPVVEDLCSVHLTYYEVMQVQGSRVRLYAPLSQDYYTVYVAEPLQEEMLVFARLSRLGNRYQMIGPYTLFRSSLKEEILLHIRKNAERSGESESTYWERHRLQVVGWSLQRAQERGREERENKESTLISSPSTQEQRRLLSPPLASETGLSDGIAEQLSRFYSEYVSTLQERTRNLYQQTLDWLCEYISSYFGLSFHWNSLDEKALLHFLAVWYPQVGPKSAVRAKIFLNTLKQLFRWLDQVKIGPVYTHFRPLYHVLIGALPAAFEAKNWMIEESVGTDPVSSAEENRAGIFRVDVTATGPVAWIDGKMAPVKSKGLPSPCVEMDFWVQGVLRVVKGQVEFERLERVYPMMAEESASQEQLKKESWSR is encoded by the coding sequence ATGCCGGGCCGTAATGATCCGTGCTCCTGCGGTAGTGGGAGGAAATATAAGAAATGTTGTGAGCGAGTGGTGGCGATTAAGGCAGCAGAGAGTGCGCGTGATGTACGGGAAGGAAAGCAGAAGTCGGGATTACTAAATGATTTGTATGGTTGGTATGAAAAACAGCTGCTGAAGAGGAACATAGACGAATGGACTGATTTATTTAAACGAGAGATGGGCTTATCACTTCATGCGCCTCTCCCGGAGAGTCTTTATTTTGCCTACCACTATTGGATGATTTTCGACACGCCTTGCTTTGCAGGCAGACGTCCAGTTCAGTGCTGGGCTGAATCGTTTATACCGCAAAAATGGGACAAACCCGTGGTAGAAGATCTCTGTTCTGTTCACCTCACGTACTATGAAGTGATGCAGGTACAAGGAAGCCGCGTGCGCCTCTATGCTCCTTTGTCGCAGGATTATTATACAGTGTATGTGGCTGAACCTTTGCAGGAAGAAATGCTTGTGTTTGCTCGTCTTTCTCGTTTAGGTAATCGCTATCAGATGATTGGTCCCTATACATTATTTAGATCAAGTTTAAAGGAGGAGATTCTCTTGCACATACGAAAAAATGCAGAACGTAGCGGAGAATCAGAATCCACTTATTGGGAGAGGCATCGACTTCAAGTAGTAGGGTGGTCGCTCCAACGTGCGCAGGAACGGGGACGAGAAGAGCGTGAGAATAAAGAATCCACTTTAATTTCTTCTCCCTCAACACAGGAGCAACGACGTTTGCTCTCGCCGCCTCTTGCTAGTGAGACGGGCCTTTCAGATGGAATAGCGGAACAGCTGAGTCGTTTCTACTCAGAGTACGTCTCCACATTGCAAGAGCGAACACGCAATCTATACCAACAAACATTGGATTGGCTATGTGAGTACATCTCCTCCTATTTCGGACTCTCTTTTCACTGGAATTCTTTAGATGAAAAGGCACTCCTTCATTTCCTCGCTGTATGGTACCCACAAGTAGGTCCGAAAAGCGCTGTACGAGCGAAGATTTTTCTCAATACGCTTAAACAATTATTTCGCTGGTTAGACCAAGTAAAGATAGGTCCTGTCTATACGCATTTCCGTCCTTTATATCATGTTTTGATCGGGGCGCTGCCCGCTGCTTTCGAGGCAAAGAATTGGATGATCGAGGAAAGTGTTGGCACAGATCCTGTCTCATCTGCTGAAGAGAATCGTGCGGGGATATTTCGTGTCGATGTTACGGCTACTGGACCAGTGGCTTGGATCGATGGCAAGATGGCACCAGTTAAAAGTAAAGGTTTACCTTCACCGTGCGTGGAGATGGATTTCTGGGTACAGGGAGTACTTAGAGTTGTTAAAGGGCAAGTGGAGTTTGAGCGATTAGAGCGGGTTTATCCCATGATGGCAGAAGAGAGTGCGTCACAGGAGCAATTGAAGAAGGAGAGTTGGAGTAGGTAG
- a CDS encoding GNAT family N-acetyltransferase, producing the protein MNLKVITAKSRQQIEQAFYIRKIVFVEEQHVPADEEIDHHEEDATHFLIITPDEKHVATSRIRFIDENTAKAERIAVLKEYRKGGIGMKLLQKMEEHAKEKQATGIILNAQVQAQGFYERAGYQAEGDTFMDAGIEHIRMRKKL; encoded by the coding sequence GTGAACCTAAAAGTCATTACAGCCAAATCGCGCCAACAAATCGAGCAGGCTTTTTATATTCGTAAAATTGTCTTTGTGGAAGAACAACATGTCCCTGCCGACGAGGAGATAGATCATCACGAAGAGGATGCGACCCACTTTCTCATCATCACCCCTGACGAAAAACATGTTGCCACCAGCCGAATCCGCTTCATAGATGAAAACACAGCCAAAGCGGAGCGTATCGCTGTACTCAAAGAATACCGTAAAGGCGGAATCGGAATGAAGCTCCTCCAAAAGATGGAGGAGCATGCTAAAGAGAAACAAGCAACTGGCATCATCTTAAATGCCCAAGTACAAGCCCAGGGATTTTATGAACGTGCCGGCTACCAAGCCGAAGGGGATACCTTCATGGACGCAGGGATCGAACACATCCGCATGCGCAAAAAGTTGTAA